The DNA sequence AGGACTCAGCACATACAGGTTTTCTAATTCGCTGCGTTGGGCTTGGTTGAGGTTGAGCGGATGCTGGTACAATTGGTACAACACATCGACAATATCATTGAGCAGTTCATCGCTGAAGCTCTCTCCATCAGGATTGGGGAGTAGGTCCAAAATAAGGGCATCTACATCGATATCGGGCTTTTTCTGTGCCTGTAAGGGCATCGATATCGCCCCCAAAAACAAAAAGAAGAGGCCGCACACGCACCTCACTAGTGCCTTGTATCTTGCTTGTGTATTGGTATTGTCCACAATAAAACGGATATATTTTTCTGAAAATCAAGCCTAGTTTGTATCTATCCAGTGGGTTTTTATTGCCCAAAGCGATAGCTAACGGCCACGTGCTGCATAAAGCCAAGCCTTTGGTTGATGACCATCGCATAGTCTACCTGAAAGCGTTTGGGTGTAAACCCTACCCCAAAGAAATTGGCTACAGGCTGTGTTTGCAGGCCGGTACGCAGTTGTACTTTGGGGATAATGAGGTATTCTAATCCGGCTTTGAAGCGCGCCTCTTGCTCTAGGTCTTTCATCGCTTCAATATTGATCATCAATGAGCTGAAAGGCCGATAAGAAAGGCCGGTCTTGAGCACTACAGGCAGCAGCTCGTCTTCAAAAAAAGTGCGAAATTTGCCCCTATTGAGGTTATAGATGTGCGCTCCAAAAAACAAGTTGGGGGTAATTTCTGCTACCCCGCCAAACTCGACGACCACTGCACCCGTGCCACCCAGCTCCTGTACGGCTACCTGTACATAATTGACTTTGAGGCCAAGGCTGACTATTCCGAGGCGGTGGCTAAATCCGAGTCCATATTTTTGCTCACTATACAGCTCGTCGCCAAAGCGCGCCAAGGTAAGCCCTGCTACGCCGATATTGTTCAGCGGAGTTACTATTCCGGCGCTAAACGTCTGAAATCCGGCTATCCCAAACCGGTTTTCATACCCGGCCACGACCATCATCTCTGTTACGCCTGCCAAGCCGCCTATGTTATTAAAAACGCTCCACTGATCTTGCAAAGTAACGGCTGCATCGCCCATACCCACGGCGCGTGCGCCCACAGGGTCATTGCCTTTTTGGGCATAAAGCCCGCCGGCGCTCAACAACCAAACCCCTACTAGCCAATGGTAGAAATACTGCTTCATAGATTATTATACTCAAGGTGTGTTATCTGCCTGATAATGAATATTTTAGGCTTAGTATGTGAGGCTTGAAGCTGGTTGTATAAAGTAGGTATAGCCGCTAAATTTTCGTAAAAAAACAAAGATTATCTCATAAAGTACCGATACCCTAGGTTAAAATTTTGTTAAGCCCCTTGCGGAAGCCTCCTTCCCCCCAATGATTTTTGCGACAAATTTCGAAATAATGCAAATATATTTTGATTTATTATAAAAAACGAAAAAAAAATTTTGCCAAACAAACAAATTTGCAATCTTTGTTTCCCGACTATTTCAAGCATTCTGTATCTTCAACCCGTTGTGTGTTTTCAAATACTCGAACTGTTGGCATACAACAACCCATTATCTTAATCTAAAAACAAATCTTCGATGAAAAAAACTACAATTTACGCAGCCAATGGCTTGTTGTCTGCAACGCTATGGCGCACAGTATTGGTATTTGGGCTGGCAAGCCTGTTGTTGAGCGCTCCGCTTCGCGCACAAGAAGAAGACAGCAAGGTAAGCCTGAATATCTCGCTCAACTCTGATATTTTCTTTGGATTTTACCCCTTTTTCTCAGGTGCTTACAAGGGCAGTAGCGTCGACTTTACCTTCTATGGTATCCTCTGGTCGGGGGGCGCTGCCGGAGGCAGTTGGGGCAACTGGACAGAGTTTGGCATTGGTATTGGCATTCCGGTAGGTGATGCGCTCTATATCAACCCACAGGTAGGCTTGCTCAACGGTAGCCTTACCTCCGGCCTAGGGACTCCTGTATTGGCCGAGGGCTTAGTGCCCAACCTAACCGTAGGGCTAGGCACTGACGCGCTCGAAGGGGAACTATATGGGGGATACTATATGGGGCTAGACCACGGTAACCCCACTACCAACAACTACCTACATTACTGGATCAATGGGGGTTACAAAATCTCGTCCTTCTTGTCTTTGGGCTTACATTTTGAGCAACTGCGCTTTACAGGGGGTAAGGATGAAGGCCCCGCACGAGAGGCTTTTGATTTCTATCAAGCCTTAGGGCCTTATATACAGTTTAGTGCGCCCAAGCTGGGGGCTTTCGCTCGGTTTAGCTCCGGCTTCGACCTCCGCTCAGATGCCGAAGTAGCCAAAAGCAGCTTTGAACAACCGTCGTTCTTCAAACTCAGTGTGGGCTTCGGATTCTAGCTTGAGGCCACGCCACCAGGCATTTTTGGAAAAGTAGCTCAAAGACAAGCTGAGGCCTCATTTTGAGGATAAAATGAGACTTAGCCCACAGTTTTAACTAGAACTTGAAAAATATCCGGTGGTGTAAATCTATTGTTAGCCAAGCCAGATAACACAACACACCCTGAAGGCCTCAAGAGGTGCTCAGGGTGTGTGTCTATAGTTCATTCCAAAAATTGGTGTCTTCGCTAGACCCCGCTAAACTGTCTCAAGAAGCGTGCATCGTTTTCGGTGAAGAGGCGCAAGTCTTTGATTCGGTACTTGAGCATCGCAATGCGTTCGATGCCCATTCCGAAGGCAAAACCGGTATACCGTACCGGGTCGATGCCACAGGCTTCGAGCACGTTGGGGTCTACCATTCCGCAACCCAAAATTTCGAGCCACCCTGTGTACTTACAGACATTACAACCTTTGCCTTGGCAAAGGTGGCAGGAGATATCTACCTCGGCGCTAGGCTCTGTAAAAGGAAAATACGAAGGGCGGAAACGAACAGCAGTCTCTTGGCCAAACATCTCCCGCACGAAGTGGTAGAGCGTCTGCTTTAGGTCGGCAAAACTTACATTTTCGGCCACATATAAGCCTTCTACTTGGTGGAAGAGGCAGTGCGCACGCGCTGAAATGGCCTCATTGCGGTATACGCGCCCCGGCATAATGCTGCGAATGGGCGGCTGTTGCTCCTTCATCATCCGAATTTGGACGTTGGAGGTATGTGTCCGCAGGAGTACATCATTGGTACCATTGCGCTCCACAAAAAAGGTGTCCTGCATTTCGCGGGCAGGGTGGTTGGGGGGGAAATTGAGGGCCGTAAAGTTGTGCCAGTCGTCTTCTATCTCGGGGCCATCGGCTACATTGAAACCAATGCGCTCAAAAATTTCAATAATGCGGTTTTTGGTCAACGTGATGGGATGCTGTGCACCCAAGCTATGCGGCAGTACTGGCAGGCTCAAGTCTAGCGGGGCAGTAGCCCCCGAGGCAGTCTGCGCCGCTTCGAGTGCTTCTTGCGCTTGTTTGAATTTGGCAACAGCCTGCTCCTTCAGCTCATTGACTACCTGCCCAAACTGTTTGCGGTCTTCGGCGGGAAGGTCTTTCATCGCTCCAAAGAGGTCTGTAATCACCCCTTTTTTGCTGAGGTATTGTAATCGGAACTGCTCTAGCTGTTCGGGGGTTTCGAGGCTGTATTGCGCGATGGCTTCGGCAGTGGTGCGGGCTTTTTCCAAACTCATAAAAAACAAGAAATATCAAAGCGTGAATAATACGGTCAGGTCGTGTGCTGACAAAGTTATGGAATGTTGGGCGAATGCCCAAACAAACCCTCAAAGGCTTTGTACACGTATAGAGCAACAAACTAATATCACACCACATGAAATACTGGTACTTCTTTCTGCTCTTGGTTTGTTTGAGGGGCTTCCCCTTGGTTGGCCAAAACAACACCTCTTCAGATATTGGCTTGGAAGCTTTTCTGGAGGAGGCGATTTTTGAAGGACTTCAGGTGGAGGCTTTTCCGGCAGCTATTGTCGCGGAGATGCTGCAAAACCCTGAGCTGTTTTTTGTACCCGAATGCCCTATTTGTGAGCCAGTACAAGCCGGTATGCGCCGCTACTTGGCCGAGGGTCTGGCTGCCGAAGGCGCAGAAGCGCAAGAGGCATACCAACGCTGGAAACGGCAGAATGGCGCAGTACAATGCAAAGAATTGGAGCACCTAGTGCGGACTTGTGTGGCTTTGCGCTTTCGAAGTGGCGATTGGGACGAAACTACCCAGCGCCGCCTTATGAGCGAAATGTCTGTAGGGAAGAAAAAGGGAATGACCAAAAAACACCTCTCCAATATTCCGGCGCGTAGCTGCCCCTCTTGCGAGGGGGCTACAGCGTGGTGAGGGTGTTATAAATTCACATCGCTCAGCAGGCCTTTGATTTGGGTTACGAGGTTTCGTGTCGAAAAGGGTTTGGTCAGGTACAGGTCTGCCCCCATCTCGTAGCCCTTAGCAATGTCCGATTCTTTGGTCTTAGCCGTCAGAAACACCACCTTGGTATGTTGCAAGCCTTCTGTGTTTTTGATATATTGACACACCTCGTAGCCGTCTACTTGGGGCATCATAATATCTAGGATGGCAATATCAGGTTGTTCGTTTTTGAGAATTTCTAAGGCCTCGGAGCCGTCTCGAGCAATAAAGACGGTAAAGCCGTTTTTTTTCATCAAAAACTCTAAAGATAGCAAGATATTGGGTTCGTCATCAACAATCAGTACTTTGTCCATAAGCTTTCGTTTAAGAGGGCAGACGATGTGCTGCACAATGGTTCTGTGGTAAAATTAGTACAAAGCCCGCGAAAAAAATCGAGAAACACCCGATATTGGTGTTTCATTCAACGGAATCAGCAGGCTTTGGTTCTTTTTTTTGGGGAGAAAATGGCAATCTGAACGACAAGACCGTCCGTCCGGGCTGGCTGACCTGTACCCAAATTTTCCCTTTATGATGTGTGATGATGTTGCGACAGATGGCCAAGCCTAGCCCGCTGCCCTGTGGCTTGCGGATGGTCTGGTTTTCGACCTGAAAAAATTTATCAAAAATCAGTTCTTTAGATCCTTCAGGAATCCCCTTGCCATTGTCTTCGATGTCTATCTGTACGTGTCTGTTGATTAGGTCATAGGTAGCATATATGATGACCCTGCCACGCACTGCCGGGCAGAACTTGAGCGCATTGGATAGCAAATTGAGAATCACCTGTTGCATCCGGTCGGCATCGGCCTCTATTCGGGGGAGGTTAGGGTCGAGATGCATCAAGAGCTGTACACCTTTTTCTTGAAATACCTGCCGCATAGACGCTGCCGATTCGCGTATGAGGTCATTGAGCTGTATGGTCTGAAAGTGTAACAACTGCTTGCCCGACTCAAACCGCTCTAGGTCTAATACACTCAAAATCAGGCGCTCCATTCGTTCTGTTTCTTTGATGATGGTGTGTAAAAACTGCTTTTTCTCGTCTTCCTCAAGGTCAGGATTGTCATGCAGGATTTCTGAAAAAGCCCGAATAGAAGTAATGGGCGT is a window from the Eisenibacter elegans DSM 3317 genome containing:
- a CDS encoding response regulator transcription factor; its protein translation is MDKVLIVDDEPNILLSLEFLMKKNGFTVFIARDGSEALEILKNEQPDIAILDIMMPQVDGYEVCQYIKNTEGLQHTKVVFLTAKTKESDIAKGYEMGADLYLTKPFSTRNLVTQIKGLLSDVNL
- the pheS gene encoding phenylalanine--tRNA ligase subunit alpha, with amino-acid sequence MSLEKARTTAEAIAQYSLETPEQLEQFRLQYLSKKGVITDLFGAMKDLPAEDRKQFGQVVNELKEQAVAKFKQAQEALEAAQTASGATAPLDLSLPVLPHSLGAQHPITLTKNRIIEIFERIGFNVADGPEIEDDWHNFTALNFPPNHPAREMQDTFFVERNGTNDVLLRTHTSNVQIRMMKEQQPPIRSIMPGRVYRNEAISARAHCLFHQVEGLYVAENVSFADLKQTLYHFVREMFGQETAVRFRPSYFPFTEPSAEVDISCHLCQGKGCNVCKYTGWLEILGCGMVDPNVLEACGIDPVRYTGFAFGMGIERIAMLKYRIKDLRLFTENDARFLRQFSGV
- a CDS encoding DUF6733 family protein, with the translated sequence MKKTTIYAANGLLSATLWRTVLVFGLASLLLSAPLRAQEEDSKVSLNISLNSDIFFGFYPFFSGAYKGSSVDFTFYGILWSGGAAGGSWGNWTEFGIGIGIPVGDALYINPQVGLLNGSLTSGLGTPVLAEGLVPNLTVGLGTDALEGELYGGYYMGLDHGNPTTNNYLHYWINGGYKISSFLSLGLHFEQLRFTGGKDEGPAREAFDFYQALGPYIQFSAPKLGAFARFSSGFDLRSDAEVAKSSFEQPSFFKLSVGFGF